A region of the Mytilus galloprovincialis chromosome 1, xbMytGall1.hap1.1, whole genome shotgun sequence genome:
GCCTTACTTTCTCTAACCACCCATTAAAAGGGTATCAATAGCAAAGTATGAAAcgctttttgatattttgaaataaactgTTTATAACATATGAAAAGCATTCCAAAGAGTTTTCTCCACTCCCTCATGTAAGAgatgaattaatgaaatatattgtataatatgAAACAATAGATGAAGACAATGAAAtccaaaaaataagaaaaaaaagacaaacattagtCTGTACGGTATAAATAATGCAATGATTATCCTCCACGAATGCATAAACAAACGAAAGTATTGGGTATATCATCAACATCCGTTTAAATATTAAATAGGTTTTTACGTGATTGGTGGTAAAAGTAATGATCAGGACAATTGTGATAGTTGACGAATTTTTACCACTTATTACCAACTAATTTAAAAGGTGGAATATTGATTTTGTTCGTGtataaaatgttatcataaacgtTTTTATCCCATACATTTTTGCAATAACTACCTATTTGATCTTTCGGAAGATCACTCAACGAAAGTATCGACCCTATAACTTTTAGCGGTACTGATACTACAATGTCATTGCCATTTTGTCGACAATTTCATGACTATTTGAACAACATACGGAGTATCTTTTGCTGAAAAGATAATCATTAACATACGACGTATCTATTGCTTAAAAAATAGTCTCTAACCTACACAATGTTTATTGCATGAAAGCTTATCTTCGGTATCATTTGTGATGGAACACTTCTTTTTGCCTTGTGTCTTCAGCTGTGTAAAATGAAATATCTATTGCTAAAGAAGATCATGTGATTTCACCTTGAACGTAAGGATCGCATAGATTATTGCCATAACCACCACTATGTGGTTTCACAAGGTAATGGTGACTTACGTATCCATCTATATTATTGTTTGTACTGGAATTTATGATGTCAATGTCGTTCTCGTTTGATAATGAGTCTAAGACCACTTCTTCTTCATCATCGTTCGTATTATTTGTCGCTGGATGAATACACTCTGGCATGATTTGTGATCCATTATTTATTTTGCCTTCTAATATTAGATGACTTAAATCATTCGCTATGTTATTTTTGATTGAATGTATTGGATTATGGACATGGTTAACGTTATCGTCACAACTCAacatgacattattatttgtacttATCAATAATGGTGATGTGATAGATGGAGACTCATCAGGAGGTGGCACAGGATGGCTGTGTAGCACAGAATAGTCTTGATCTTCAATAATATTAATCGAGGTTTTTCCATCGATTCCTTTGGCATGAAAACTTCTTTTATCAAGAAATTCCATTGACTCTGATGAACTGTTACTGTTAATTTCTACAGGAGAGCAGGTTCCAATCCCCGAACTGAAAAGGGCGGGTGCTTTGTCAAGGAAACATTTATCGGAAACATATCCACTATTTGAAGATATTGCTGTTAGAGAATTGTTTTGAATACTATCACCTTTGTTGTCACCCTGAATTTCTTCTTCTTCACTATCTATTTCTAATTGAATTTCGTTATTTTGTATGCTAAGAGATGAATGTGACAAATGGCTGCTGGTATTCTCAAAATTAATAACAGAACTTGAAGCAAATCCTTCTAGGATGTCTTCAGGTCTTTTGTTGGTCTTCGCTTCATGTTGATTTGTAAGACAGGAAATAGGAAACGATGAACTGGACGAATTTTCTGGTGCTGAATCATCTGGTATGGACACAGACCCTGAAGTGATAACAATGCATCttcataaaatatgatataattattgcATACTTTCTACGTATTAAAAGTGTTACAAAGAGACTTTTTTGTTTAGtccttataaagtatataaactaatatctacattttgtattgttatgtgttATGAAAACCGTTCAATGGAAGTATGATAGTAAGAAGGTAGTTGGAAAGGACATAAACGTCTATTTAATTCAGTATTTGATAAAACATTGTGCATTTTCTGTCAGACGTCAGGGACATCTTTTGAAACCGTAAAACACATGACTTTATCCTAAGAGATAGACTATGAAAAAGAATAACTTCAGCGACTAATTTTAACCAAATGCATAAAGCTATGGGAATTTAAAATTTCGGTTTATATTAATGGTTATTTGTTCAATAGAGTACAACATTGTTGAAAGGGAGGCTAATTCGTcaaattagtacgccagacgtgcgtttcgtctacataagattcatcagtgacgctcatatcaaaatattcataaagccaaacaagtacaaagttgaagagcattgaggatccaaaattccaaaaaattgtgcaaagtacgactaaggtaatctttgcctgggataataaaatccttagtttttcgaaaaatcaaaagttttgtaaacaggaaatttacaacgatttagatttatttcattttgtttctgCTGTTTTTAATTTGGGGTTGTTATGTCTTGTGTTTTTGAAACCAATCAACCTGTTTAATATCGAATATCATattctaaacaagaatgtgtccaaagtacatggatgccccaatcgtactatcattttctatgttcagttgactgtaaaattggggaaaaaattttaatttggcattaacattatcaagattatatcataaggaacatgtgtactaagtttcaagttgataggacttcgacttcatcaaaaactttaacctgaagcggaacagacggacaaacgaacgaacggacgcacggacgagaaacataatgcccataaatggggcataaaaacgtaCTTTGGTATTGTATCGAAGTATTGTTAACTCCAGTTATATCGTCAGGGGAACAATATCCTGTCTCACCATGTTGATTGGTGTTCAAAGTAGTTTCATCAATGGTAAATGTTTGACTGTTCAAACTCGAGCCGATCAGTTCTTCGTTAAACACTGATTCACTTATAGTTTGTACATGGTGTCTGTTATCTTCATTGGAAAGATCCTACAAAATAATCAAAAACTGTATTTAAACGTGCTGTGAAATATCTGTATAGttgtacaaatttatttttttgtaacaaaagCATTTGCAATTGATTTTATACATTACACTTCTAGTACTGTAACATCATCAATAATGAGTCTAACTTTCTGAAAGATTCAAACTTTTTATATCAGAAGTCAAATACATTTTTGTGTTTCAGTTTTATTTACCAATATTGTGATGTCtgtgaaatataaaaatagaatgTTAATAATGCCAAAACCCCTGTTTTAAGTTATATAACATTAGTGACCTTAAGCAATTTACTGAcgccatatatatcgtattaggtaaCTAGCACACAGTGTAActaatttatcttaccgactgtCTTTAAATGTGGTATTTAGATTATTGGCCTATCAAAGTGATTAAGTCTTCAATActtaattttaacatgtttaagaacctacttccatttgtctgtacaaaaacaaataccaacatttttatgaatgtatttCAATCGTTGCATCCAGTTTCTTCGTCTGTTTAAAACTCTaagatttcatttttgttttgaaagggaagcaACTCCCTACTAACACATATGGTTGCTAACCCGATACGGTTACTAACCATGTTTTTTTTAGGGTAACCTATACCAAATATATAAGATCACCACGTGTAGTCtgttaaccaatcatattcaaataaatctataggaggtaagataaatacaaatacattacGAACAATACCAATCAAGTCGATTCTACATACCAATGCTTTATTGTCGTGGCCATTTAAACCCAGTTTTAACGTGCAGGGCTTGTACATTACACTTTTGTCATTTCTCTGCAAACAAAGGCATATGATTATAAACTTATCAATATATAATCAAGAAGCTGTTAATTCGTTTTCCGTCATGAAATGATAAGCCGCAATAACATCGatttttgttcctgatattttCTGATAATATATGAAGCTGACCGACTTAATTTATTCTAAATTTTATGCAGTCTTGTTTTGTTTATTAGAAGAAAACATCAACTTATCTCATATAAAAAGGTCACCTTATATCATTAATTAATGTTACAACTGTAATGGTAGGTGTACATACTCAGTTAAGATACTAGGGTTATTATTCATTACGTCAAAAGAGCACTTTGTGTACATGCATCAGACACGTCAATGACACTCAAATCAGAAGTTTAAAGGTCAAATCATATTACATAAAACTGTAACACTTGTTTGATGAtttatgatatatgttttttaatctataaataatCTCACAATATGTTACCCACATATTCACATTAAGTTAAATGGCTGTATCATCTGAACATATTGTGtacttttacatttaaaataatgttcaatataaaaaaaacaattaaaagcaaAAACACATATTCATATATAATGCCTCACACTAATTGTTGGTACATCTATGTCAAACGGTTTCACCAATTCCTTGATCTTTCCACACAAATCAAACCTATAAAACCACAGATCATATATTATACTCTCGACAAGAGCAATTCCAAATatcttatacttttttttaaaacaacgaAATGAATCATAAGCATTTTCTAGTTTGCCATAACAAGTCCAGATAGTCTTATCATCTTACTTCTTGTTTGCAGAACATAagatcatttaaaacaaaatgttaaatattacacTGATAAATAGAagcaatatttaatttaatcGATTTTCTTTATAACTTTGTTTTTAATCTAAACAACAAGACGTGACATTCTTTTgtcaaataatatgatataagatAAAATACTTGATCTGTGCTGCTAGTATAATGATCACTATTAGAATAAAAGCTACTGGTATTCCAATTGCAACTCCTAAGTATTCAAAACTTGTTTCTGAAAATAAATAGCTTTtcaaatatattaataatatttcAGAAGAACACAATATTTACTAGTACCTTATAATTCACATTCAAACTTTGATTTATCAATCAACTGTGTACTTccatttttgtgatcttactgaCATGAGTTTGTGTAATCTTTCTTTTCGCATTCTTTTCTTCATTGTTTAACGTATTATATAATCCAAATATCAGtaacgattttgattttgattaacGTTACATAAGGGGTGccagtgaataaactcatcatagaaaacaggattgaaatttatttttgccaaaaaactcatcagtgacgctcgaataagaaGGCCAAAAAAGAGCGGTTTGAAACAGTGCACATGCGTTAAACGTTTGAACTGTTTGTGTTTTAATTGGTAGGTTTcatgaattttacgaaaaactaaggattttcttattccaggcttagattaccttagccgtatttggcacaactttttggaattttggatcctcaatgctcttcaactttgtacttgtttggctttataaatattttgatatgagcgtcactgatgagtcttatgtagacgaaacgcgcgtctggcgtactaaattataatcctggtacctttgataactatttacaccactgggtcgatgccactgctggtggacgtttcgtccccgagggtatcaccagcccagtagtcaacacttcggtgttgacatgaatatcaataatgtggtcattttaataaatttcttgttacaaaactttgaattttacgaaaaactaaggattttcttattccaggcttagattaccttagccgtatttggcacaactttttggaattttggatcctcaatgctcttcaactttgtacttgtttggctttataaatattttgatatgagcgtcactgatgagtcttatgtagacgaaacgcgcgtctggcgtactaaattataatcctggtacctttgataactatttacaccactgggtcgatgccactgctggtggacgtttcgtccccgagggtatcaccagcccagtagtcaacacttcggtgttgacatgaatatcaataatgtggtcattttaataaatttcttgttacaaaactttgaattttacgaaaaactaaggattttcttattccaggcttagattaccttagccgtatttggcacaactttttggaattttggatcctcaatgctcttcaactttgtacttgtttggctttataaatattttgatatgagcgtcactgatgagtcttatgtagacgaaacgcgcgtctggcgtactaaattataatcctggtacctttgataactatcatgtATGATGAATGGTTGAACATTGGTAATGTTCCTCTTTTCCGTGCGAATGTTAGTTTTTCTTCTTCAATGTGATTTTAATTAGTAAAAGCAAGTTGGTCTCTCATCGGAAAATGGAAGATTAATCCTTCATATTCGGGTTAGCCACACATCCTGATATGTCAAATGATTAGCAGAAACTTACCAGGCTGTGATGGTTCCATTGTTGTAACATTGTAATTTTTCTCCCCTTCTACACTTTGTTGTCCAGCAGATGATACTGCCATTAACCAAACAACATACCCAGTTCCACTCTTAAGGTTTCTTATTGTATATTGCATTTGTACTTCAGTTATGGATGTGTTGACTCTCGTTGAGGTATTTGTACCTAAGTAAAGGAATAGTATTGTGTATAAGATACAGGCGAAAATAGCTAGCTATATACAATGTCAACTATTATCACTAGGTGTTTACCAATGAATTGAGCAGAATGATTCACTCTTACTTCTGAATTTTGTATTGAAGTGTATTGGTTGTTGCTACAATATTGTTTTCTTATAAATAGGAGTCCCGTTTTATtgtcagggatatgacagttgttgtccattcgtttgatgtgtattgtcatttgattttgatatttgattagtTACTTtacgtttgaattttcctcggagttccgtatttttgtgattttactttttatatcgtTTATAAGTTTTCGTTCAGATTAAGTGAAATTCTTATCTGGACCAGACCTGCACATTTGCTCTATACACTGATTTGTCATTTTGGCATGAAAATTTCAATCCTTTTAACTTGTAACTTTAAACAAATAAGAGATAGCTAACTTGAACTTTCAATTTTCTGATGTCTTTGTTGTATGATTACAAAAACAGTTATAGAGATAATGTTTCAAAATGTGTTGCACAACATTTTAATTGTTCCATTTAAAGGTTGATGACCAAAATCGAATATTCTTACCAAATATACATTCAGCATCTGTTTTGGCAAGCTGGCAccaaaatagaatataaaattttacaaacgGTGAACGTTCACATGTCCCCGGTCTTGTCCAAATAACTGTTATTGATTGTTGATCACGATTCTGTACATCTACACTGTTTGGTTTTGGGGGAACTGCAATAAGTGAAACAAACATAactcaaattttaaatattattatccCCAATCAAATACAATATACACATAAGTCTAACCCATTCTTTACTTATTCAAAATGTAGTAGTATTTCGTACTTTTGTTTCTCCTGTCGTCATTTGAAGTAAAATAGGATGATTTTCTTTCTTCGACTCAtgagtattgtttttttttacatttggtaTCATCTGCCCTTACTTTTCTTTAACAGCGCTCTACATCAATGCAATGAACGTTAATACTTAACAGTTACACATTTACAAAGTAAACACAGATGAACAAATATTGGTGTTTGATGCTTAAGATTTGGAATCAATCATGAATTGACAGAAAGAGGAGAACATTAATTTCACTCTCTTTAAATTGACACTTTTATGTACTGATTTGTCTTAATCCGTTGTATGAGTGTGTTTTTATGATTTACTTATTAATCAAAGGTTTCAAAGTATCTGCGATAATTTACCTTCATTTCTCATGTAATAACAACTTTTCCATGAGAATCCTGTACTTGCGTTTTCACTATCCATTGACACACCAAATAAGTAGTTCTTTTCCTTATCTAAATGAAGTACAGTATACGAGGTTTCTTCAACTGAGATAGTTTTCCATTGAATCTGtttctatataaatataaatataaatagaagcAACAGtaagtagcataccgctgttcgaaattcataaatcgattgagataaaTACAAATCCGGATTCCACAATTAAactgagtgaaacacatcaaatataacttgagaactatgacacaacagaaacatgacattaaaatgtaacataaaagAGGTTCTGATGTTTGATAGATTATAAAAACAATGGCCTTCCATGCCAGACGATTCTATTAAAAAATCTCTGGATTAACACTTCAATTGAATTAGT
Encoded here:
- the LOC143066103 gene encoding uncharacterized protein LOC143066103 isoform X3 — its product is MNVYTILVVSLSFHMAATVCKQPCFYCPCEVQGNPCAEMWADDCNVFINSTVNITCQLDVSYDESNSSSLFFTRDKIPLENKHIIVVNQTTAVLQHVVTTDDIKNNIYCKAKNAPLVHGHNLPYAKIELTYIDYYPQEIVNFSCIWEGLEASSLQCFWEHPVEYKTKNVEVSLEWKNDSNKPFQNTCSGVLNKTRCEHIQGNIHGSNQTFRINVTNTKLSTTTTTLIENRYPNDIRNLYGKPYKMENLTILEKNTTVIQLKWDTKELATNIDNTPRMKFTIKYIVENEKRAVKSLTTSVLIPDLQIYSLYQFEVFAHYTDLVHHTRPIGLPSDSVYLPERTAQDIAKFPPRVTVGAYEYAEEVNSNVRNITVYWQNFDEMNENGPIVEFDVILESTGGEPISHRVNSSSHHTFTHMQSVKNGIVRIKAGTTVGMSDPSNPVYIQKANSIQPPAFLLEKLNTDIVGNQIYLISWETRYFKGVNNYTIYWCERTNGCEKQIQWKTISVEETSYTVLHLDKEKNYLFGVSMDSENASTGFSWKSCYYMRNEVPPKPNSVDVQNRDQQSITVIWTRPGTCERSPFVKFYILFWCQLAKTDAECIFGTNTSTRVNTSITEVQMQYTIRNLKSGTGYVVWLMAVSSAGQQSVEGEKNYNVTTMEPSQPETSFEYLGVAIGIPVAFILIVIIILAAQIKFDLCGKIKELVKPFDIDVPTISRNDKSVMYKPCTLKLGLNGHDNKALDLSNEDNRHHVQTISESVFNEELIGSSLNSQTFTIDETTLNTNQHGSVSIPDDSAPENSSSSSFPISCLTNQHEAKTNKRPEDILEGFASSSVINFENTSSHLSHSSLSIQNNEIQLEIDSEEEEIQGDNKGDSIQNNSLTAISSNSGYVSDKCFLDKAPALFSSGIGTCSPVEINSNSSSESMEFLDKRSFHAKGIDGKTSINIIEDQDYSVLHSHPVPPPDESPSITSPLLISTNNNVMLSCDDNVNHVHNPIHSIKNNIANDLSHLILEGKINNGSQIMPECIHPATNNTNDDEEEVVLDSLSNENDIDIINSSTNNNIDGYVSHHYLVKPHSGGYGNNLCDPYVQGEIT
- the LOC143066103 gene encoding uncharacterized protein LOC143066103 isoform X2, with the translated sequence MNVYTILVVSLSFHMAATVCKQPCFYCPCEVQGNPCAEMWADDCNVFINSTVNITCQLDVSYDESNSSSLFFTRDKIPLENKHIIVVNQTTAVLQHVVTTDDIKNNIYCKAKNAPLVHGHNLPYAKIELTYIDYYPQEIVNFSCIWEGLEASSLQCFWEHPVEYKTKNVEVSLEWKNDSNKPFQNTCSGVLNKTRCEHIQGNIHGSNQTFRINVTNTKLSTTTTTLIENRYPNDIRNLYGKPYKMENLTILEKNTTVIQLKWDTKELATNIDNTPRMKFTIKYIVENEKRAVKSLTTSVLIPDLQIYSLYQFEVFAHYTDLVHHTRPIGLPSDSVYLPERTAQDIAKFPPRVTVGAYEYAEEVNSNVRNITVYWQNFDEMNENGPIVEFDVILESTGGEPISHRVNSSSHHTFTHMQSVKNGIVRIKAGTTVGMSDPSNPVYIQKANSIQPPAFLLEKLNTDIVGNQIYLISWETRYFKGVNNYTIYWCERTNGCEIQWKTISVEETSYTVLHLDKEKNYLFGVSMDSENASTGFSWKSCYYMRNEVPPKPNSVDVQNRDQQSITVIWTRPGTCERSPFVKFYILFWCQLAKTDAECIFGTNTSTRVNTSITEVQMQYTIRNLKSGTGYVVWLMAVSSAGQQSVEGEKNYNVTTMEPSQPETSFEYLGVAIGIPVAFILIVIIILAAQIKFDLCGKIKELVKPFDIDVPTISRNDKSVMYKPCTLKLGLNGHDNKALDLSNEDNRHHVQTISESVFNEELIGSSLNSQTFTIDETTLNTNQHGETGYCSPDDITGVNNTSIQYQRSVSIPDDSAPENSSSSSFPISCLTNQHEAKTNKRPEDILEGFASSSVINFENTSSHLSHSSLSIQNNEIQLEIDSEEEEIQGDNKGDSIQNNSLTAISSNSGYVSDKCFLDKAPALFSSGIGTCSPVEINSNSSSESMEFLDKRSFHAKGIDGKTSINIIEDQDYSVLHSHPVPPPDESPSITSPLLISTNNNVMLSCDDNVNHVHNPIHSIKNNIANDLSHLILEGKINNGSQIMPECIHPATNNTNDDEEEVVLDSLSNENDIDIINSSTNNNIDGYVSHHYLVKPHSGGYGNNLCDPYVQGEIT
- the LOC143066103 gene encoding uncharacterized protein LOC143066103 isoform X1 produces the protein MNVYTILVVSLSFHMAATVCKQPCFYCPCEVQGNPCAEMWADDCNVFINSTVNITCQLDVSYDESNSSSLFFTRDKIPLENKHIIVVNQTTAVLQHVVTTDDIKNNIYCKAKNAPLVHGHNLPYAKIELTYIDYYPQEIVNFSCIWEGLEASSLQCFWEHPVEYKTKNVEVSLEWKNDSNKPFQNTCSGVLNKTRCEHIQGNIHGSNQTFRINVTNTKLSTTTTTLIENRYPNDIRNLYGKPYKMENLTILEKNTTVIQLKWDTKELATNIDNTPRMKFTIKYIVENEKRAVKSLTTSVLIPDLQIYSLYQFEVFAHYTDLVHHTRPIGLPSDSVYLPERTAQDIAKFPPRVTVGAYEYAEEVNSNVRNITVYWQNFDEMNENGPIVEFDVILESTGGEPISHRVNSSSHHTFTHMQSVKNGIVRIKAGTTVGMSDPSNPVYIQKANSIQPPAFLLEKLNTDIVGNQIYLISWETRYFKGVNNYTIYWCERTNGCEKQIQWKTISVEETSYTVLHLDKEKNYLFGVSMDSENASTGFSWKSCYYMRNEVPPKPNSVDVQNRDQQSITVIWTRPGTCERSPFVKFYILFWCQLAKTDAECIFGTNTSTRVNTSITEVQMQYTIRNLKSGTGYVVWLMAVSSAGQQSVEGEKNYNVTTMEPSQPETSFEYLGVAIGIPVAFILIVIIILAAQIKFDLCGKIKELVKPFDIDVPTISRNDKSVMYKPCTLKLGLNGHDNKALDLSNEDNRHHVQTISESVFNEELIGSSLNSQTFTIDETTLNTNQHGETGYCSPDDITGVNNTSIQYQRSVSIPDDSAPENSSSSSFPISCLTNQHEAKTNKRPEDILEGFASSSVINFENTSSHLSHSSLSIQNNEIQLEIDSEEEEIQGDNKGDSIQNNSLTAISSNSGYVSDKCFLDKAPALFSSGIGTCSPVEINSNSSSESMEFLDKRSFHAKGIDGKTSINIIEDQDYSVLHSHPVPPPDESPSITSPLLISTNNNVMLSCDDNVNHVHNPIHSIKNNIANDLSHLILEGKINNGSQIMPECIHPATNNTNDDEEEVVLDSLSNENDIDIINSSTNNNIDGYVSHHYLVKPHSGGYGNNLCDPYVQGEIT